The proteins below are encoded in one region of Metabacillus dongyingensis:
- the spoIIIAD gene encoding stage III sporulation protein AD translates to MEIIQIVGLGLVATFLALIVKEQKPTYAFMLVVFVGCVIFLFLVDQVSQIITMIEKIALNANINMMYVETILKIIGIAYIAEFGAQMTKDAGQGAIASKIELGGKILILSMAVPILTVIIETIIGLIPA, encoded by the coding sequence ATTGAAATTATCCAGATTGTCGGACTTGGTTTAGTTGCAACCTTTCTCGCGTTAATCGTAAAAGAACAAAAGCCGACATATGCTTTTATGCTTGTCGTATTTGTCGGCTGCGTCATCTTTTTATTTCTGGTTGATCAGGTTTCCCAAATTATCACGATGATTGAAAAAATTGCGCTGAATGCAAATATAAACATGATGTACGTAGAAACCATTTTAAAAATAATCGGAATTGCATATATAGCAGAGTTTGGAGCCCAAATGACAAAAGATGCCGGACAAGGCGCCATTGCCTCAAAAATTGAGCTCGGCGGAAAAATCTTGATTCTGTCCATGGCTGTTCCTATTTTAACTGTCATTATTGAAACAATTATCGGATTAATACCGGCATAA
- a CDS encoding YqhV family protein — MKHYLANLDPAVRSMALLRFLSASIEMTAAILMLVFNDVRKAVLINSLLAIVGPIIFILTMTIGIFQIAEQLSYAKLIFIAIGVSFILIGVYK, encoded by the coding sequence ATGAAACACTACCTCGCTAATTTAGATCCGGCAGTAAGATCAATGGCTCTCTTAAGATTTTTATCAGCAAGTATTGAAATGACGGCAGCTATATTGATGCTCGTTTTCAACGATGTGCGCAAAGCTGTATTAATTAATTCCCTACTGGCCATAGTCGGTCCGATTATTTTTATTTTAACCATGACAATAGGAATCTTTCAGATTGCAGAGCAGCTTTCTTATGCAAAACTGATATTTATCGCAATCGGAGTGTCTTTTATATTAATTGGAGTCTATAAGTAA
- the spoIIIAC gene encoding stage III sporulation protein AC: MGVDVNIIFQIAGIGIVVAFLHTILDQMGKKEYAQWVTLLGFIYILFMVASIVEDLFQKIKSVFLFQG, encoded by the coding sequence ATGGGAGTAGATGTGAATATCATTTTTCAGATAGCGGGAATCGGAATTGTTGTAGCATTTCTTCATACGATACTTGATCAAATGGGAAAGAAAGAGTATGCACAATGGGTCACATTGCTTGGGTTTATCTACATTCTGTTTATGGTAGCTTCCATTGTTGAGGATCTGTTCCAAAAAATAAAATCAGTCTTCCTCTTTCAGGGATAG
- a CDS encoding M24 family metallopeptidase encodes MKLEKMRNRLKELDVEAILITSSYNRRYMTGFTGSSGVAVITDSHAVFITDFRYTEQAAKQIEGFEIVQHKGPILEEVAAQAAKLSIKRLGFEQDDLSFAAYSAYKAELKEIEFVPVSEAVEKLRLIKSAAEIKILKEAAEIADAAFKHILTFIRPGMKEIEVANELEFFMRKQGAVSSSFDIIAASGYRSALPHGVASEKEIEKGDFVTLDFGAYYKGYCSDITRTIAVGDPSDELKKIYSIVLEAQLRGMNGIKAGMTGKEADALTRDYISENGYGEYFGHSTGHGLGMEVHEGPSLSVKSETVLEPGMIVTVEPGIYIPKLGGVRIEDDTVVKEGGNESLTHSPKELIIL; translated from the coding sequence ATGAAGCTTGAGAAAATGAGAAACAGGTTAAAAGAACTGGATGTTGAAGCAATTCTTATTACGAGCAGCTACAACCGCCGTTATATGACTGGCTTTACTGGCTCGTCGGGTGTTGCGGTCATTACAGATTCACATGCTGTATTTATTACAGATTTCAGATACACAGAGCAGGCAGCAAAACAAATTGAGGGCTTTGAGATCGTTCAGCATAAAGGACCGATTCTAGAAGAGGTGGCAGCCCAAGCCGCTAAGCTATCGATTAAACGTCTAGGTTTTGAACAGGATGATTTATCCTTCGCAGCTTACTCTGCTTATAAGGCTGAATTAAAAGAGATTGAGTTTGTTCCTGTCTCGGAAGCGGTAGAAAAGTTACGCTTGATTAAGTCTGCAGCAGAGATTAAGATATTAAAGGAAGCTGCGGAGATTGCAGATGCTGCATTTAAGCACATTTTGACATTCATTCGTCCAGGAATGAAGGAAATTGAAGTCGCAAATGAACTTGAGTTTTTCATGCGGAAACAAGGCGCTGTTTCTTCTTCATTCGATATTATTGCTGCATCAGGATATCGCTCTGCACTGCCGCACGGTGTAGCTAGTGAAAAAGAAATTGAAAAAGGCGATTTTGTAACACTTGATTTTGGCGCATACTACAAAGGATATTGTTCAGATATTACAAGAACGATAGCAGTTGGAGATCCAAGTGATGAGCTGAAGAAGATTTATTCCATTGTACTCGAAGCACAGCTGCGGGGAATGAATGGGATAAAAGCCGGCATGACGGGAAAAGAAGCAGATGCTCTTACAAGAGACTACATTTCCGAAAATGGCTATGGTGAATATTTTGGCCATTCAACAGGTCATGGTCTAGGTATGGAAGTTCATGAGGGGCCGTCACTATCTGTCAAATCTGAAACGGTTCTTGAACCCGGCATGATCGTAACTGTCGAGCCTGGCATCTATATACCAAAGCTTGGCGGAGTGCGCATCGAGGATGACACAGTTGTTAAAGAGGGCGGTAATGAGTCGCTTACCCATTCCCCAAAAGAGCTTATTATTTTATAA
- the efp gene encoding elongation factor P → MISVNDFRTGLTIEVDNGIWRVMDFQHVKPGKGAAFVRSKLRNLRTGAVQEKTFRAGEKVAKAQIENRKMQYLYANGDQHVFMDNESYDQVELPEASIEYELKFLKENMEVSIMMFGSETLGVELPNTVELEVVETEPGIKGDTASGGTKPAKVQTGLIVNVPFFVNEGDVLIINTTDSSYVSRA, encoded by the coding sequence ATGATTTCAGTTAATGATTTTCGTACAGGCTTAACGATCGAAGTAGATAATGGCATATGGCGCGTAATGGATTTCCAGCACGTAAAGCCAGGTAAAGGAGCAGCATTTGTCCGCTCTAAACTTCGCAACCTGCGTACAGGAGCCGTACAGGAGAAAACATTCCGCGCTGGTGAAAAGGTTGCGAAAGCTCAAATTGAAAACCGAAAAATGCAATATTTGTATGCAAATGGTGATCAGCATGTTTTCATGGATAATGAATCATACGATCAAGTGGAACTTCCAGAAGCATCTATTGAATACGAATTGAAATTCTTAAAAGAAAACATGGAAGTTTCCATCATGATGTTTGGAAGCGAAACTCTGGGAGTTGAACTTCCAAACACAGTTGAGCTTGAAGTTGTTGAAACGGAGCCAGGCATCAAAGGAGATACTGCTTCAGGCGGAACGAAGCCTGCAAAAGTACAGACTGGCCTGATTGTCAACGTTCCTTTCTTCGTAAATGAAGGAGACGTTCTTATTATTAATACTACTGACAGCTCATACGTATCAAGAGCTTAG
- the spoIIIAA gene encoding stage III sporulation protein AA, giving the protein MNEITEMLPETIRKHVLNLPREALEKMEEIRIRILKRVEIVVAGDPLFLPCEATYQDGITLLNELSQYSIYTLEEELKRGFITIQGGHRVGLSGRVITENGAVKAIRNVTSFNIRVAKQKKGIAEPFISSIYHKAWMNTMIIGPPQTGKTTLLRDFARVMSTGIGNIPSVKVGIVDERSEIAGCINGIPQHEFGERVDVLDACPKAEGMMMMIRSMSPDVLVVDEAGRLEDTEAILEAVHAGVGLFISVHGYSLDDVISRPSIRPLVEHGIFRRYIELSRTRGPGTVQKILDADRRLIRNDRVACHD; this is encoded by the coding sequence TTGAACGAGATTACAGAGATGCTTCCTGAAACAATAAGAAAACACGTGCTGAACCTGCCCCGGGAAGCGCTTGAAAAAATGGAAGAGATCCGCATTAGGATTTTGAAAAGAGTTGAAATTGTAGTAGCAGGCGACCCTTTGTTTTTGCCTTGCGAGGCTACATATCAAGACGGAATAACTCTATTGAATGAGCTGAGCCAATACTCCATCTATACACTTGAAGAGGAGCTGAAGCGGGGCTTTATTACCATTCAGGGCGGACACCGCGTGGGGCTGTCCGGACGTGTTATAACTGAAAATGGTGCTGTTAAAGCGATTCGTAACGTAACATCCTTTAATATTCGTGTAGCAAAACAGAAAAAGGGCATTGCTGAACCTTTTATATCCAGCATCTATCATAAAGCCTGGATGAATACAATGATTATCGGTCCTCCTCAAACAGGGAAAACAACACTGCTCCGTGATTTTGCAAGGGTTATGAGTACGGGAATAGGCAATATTCCTTCCGTAAAAGTAGGGATTGTGGATGAGCGGTCAGAAATTGCAGGCTGCATCAATGGAATTCCCCAGCATGAATTCGGCGAAAGAGTGGACGTGCTTGATGCATGTCCGAAAGCAGAGGGAATGATGATGATGATCAGGTCAATGAGCCCGGATGTGCTGGTTGTGGATGAGGCAGGCAGACTGGAAGATACCGAAGCTATATTAGAGGCCGTTCATGCAGGAGTCGGGCTTTTCATTTCTGTTCACGGCTATTCGCTTGACGACGTCATTTCACGCCCGTCGATCAGGCCTTTGGTTGAGCATGGCATTTTTAGAAGATATATAGAGCTCTCAAGAACAAGAGGTCCTGGTACGGTTCAAAAAATACTGGATGCTGATAGACGGCTGATTCGAAATGATCGGGTAGCCTGTCATGATTAA
- the mntR gene encoding transcriptional regulator MntR, producing the protein MPTPSMEDYIEQIYLLIEEKGYARVSDIAEALSVHPSSVTKMVQKLDKDEYLIYEKYRGLILTPKGKKIGKRLVYRHELLEQFMRLIGVDEEKIYNDVEGIEHHLSWNAIDRIGDLVQFFEGDEARVETLRAIQKQNEQDSDS; encoded by the coding sequence ATGCCAACACCAAGTATGGAAGATTATATTGAACAAATTTACTTATTAATAGAAGAAAAGGGATATGCCCGCGTTTCAGATATTGCGGAAGCACTATCCGTTCATCCCTCCTCAGTAACAAAAATGGTCCAAAAACTAGACAAAGATGAATATCTCATATATGAAAAATACCGTGGACTCATACTAACGCCAAAAGGCAAAAAAATTGGAAAGCGTCTTGTTTACCGTCATGAACTTCTGGAGCAGTTCATGAGGCTGATCGGCGTGGATGAAGAAAAAATTTACAATGATGTTGAAGGCATCGAGCATCATCTCAGCTGGAATGCAATTGACCGCATCGGCGATCTTGTCCAATTCTTTGAAGGTGATGAAGCTCGAGTAGAAACACTGCGTGCTATACAAAAACAGAACGAACAGGACAGCGACTCATAA
- a CDS encoding YqhR family membrane protein, whose protein sequence is MTDDFQSNSVGEQRNDPDKPGESIPFIGRVMITGFTGGVFWSLLGYLAYVLNLTEISPNLLLQPFILGEWKNGAMGNFVAVFCIGFLSIGTALLYYLVLKRFSSMFVGLAYGLALWALVFFLLNPIFPNLKSVFELERLTTITTICLYILYGVFVGYTISFEHNELLSKKSKKNAQASPQH, encoded by the coding sequence ATGACAGATGATTTTCAATCAAATTCTGTTGGTGAACAAAGAAATGATCCTGATAAACCGGGTGAATCGATTCCTTTTATAGGAAGAGTTATGATTACAGGTTTTACAGGCGGAGTGTTTTGGAGTTTACTTGGTTATTTAGCATATGTTCTGAACTTAACAGAAATAAGTCCGAATTTATTGCTTCAGCCCTTTATTTTAGGGGAATGGAAAAATGGTGCAATGGGCAACTTTGTCGCTGTATTCTGTATAGGTTTTCTTTCCATTGGAACGGCTCTTCTGTATTACCTTGTTCTGAAAAGATTCTCATCTATGTTTGTTGGCCTTGCTTATGGTCTGGCCTTATGGGCGCTCGTGTTCTTCCTTTTAAATCCGATTTTTCCTAATTTAAAATCAGTATTTGAACTTGAAAGGCTGACTACCATTACGACGATATGTCTATATATTTTATATGGAGTATTTGTCGGCTATACCATTTCGTTTGAACATAATGAACTCTTAAGCAAAAAAAGCAAAAAAAATGCACAGGCGTCCCCTCAACATTAA
- the aroQ gene encoding type II 3-dehydroquinate dehydratase codes for MRHFLIINGPNLNRLGLREPDVYGSKTLTDLERELMLFAEKQGFQITCFQSNHEGDLIDAIHEADEQYNGVVLNPGAFTHYSYAIRDAIASVSLPVIEVHISNVHSREPFRHQSVTAPVTAGQIIGLGFEGYQYALLALHKKMGEKKDEA; via the coding sequence ATGAGACATTTCTTGATCATTAATGGTCCAAATCTCAACCGTCTTGGTTTGCGGGAGCCTGATGTGTACGGCAGCAAAACACTTACAGACCTGGAACGTGAATTAATGCTTTTTGCAGAGAAACAGGGATTCCAGATAACTTGCTTTCAATCAAATCATGAAGGAGACTTGATTGATGCGATTCATGAGGCAGACGAGCAGTATAATGGAGTTGTGCTTAATCCCGGTGCATTTACTCATTACAGTTACGCAATAAGAGATGCGATTGCAAGCGTTTCCCTTCCTGTCATCGAGGTTCATATATCCAATGTACATAGCCGCGAACCATTCAGACACCAGTCTGTAACGGCGCCAGTTACAGCAGGGCAAATAATCGGCCTTGGTTTTGAGGGGTATCAATATGCTTTACTCGCATTACATAAAAAGATGGGGGAGAAAAAAGATGAAGCTTGA
- a CDS encoding patatin-like phospholipase family protein: MYIDGVFSGGGIKGFALIGSYQAIEQRGLQFVRVAGTSAGSIIASFIAAGYRSDEIISMMDDMDLGKFLERNPSILPFKFMKWLNIYWRLGLYKGGKLEEWIAGKLKERGVSTFGDLRHGSLKIVASDLTNGRIIVLPDDLPRYGLVPERFSVARAVLMSCSLPYFFEPVKLTSAEGTNIVVDGGVLSNFPIWLFKEKKTIQARPVLGIKLSPSEEERPRNNIRNAIEMYGALFETMKDAHDARHISSRHEKNIIFLPVESILKTEFNLTEQKKLALIELGRSRTELFLKKWTY; the protein is encoded by the coding sequence GTGTATATTGATGGCGTCTTCTCTGGCGGGGGAATTAAAGGGTTTGCTCTGATTGGATCTTATCAGGCTATCGAGCAGAGGGGTCTGCAATTTGTAAGGGTAGCAGGAACCAGTGCAGGTTCCATTATTGCTTCTTTCATTGCTGCGGGATATCGGAGTGATGAAATTATTTCCATGATGGATGACATGGATCTTGGAAAGTTTTTAGAACGAAATCCATCCATCCTTCCATTTAAATTTATGAAATGGCTGAATATTTATTGGCGGCTTGGTCTTTATAAAGGCGGCAAGCTTGAAGAATGGATAGCGGGCAAGCTAAAGGAAAGAGGGGTATCAACCTTTGGTGATTTAAGGCACGGCTCCCTTAAAATCGTTGCTTCTGACCTGACCAATGGCAGAATTATTGTGCTGCCTGATGACCTCCCAAGGTATGGACTTGTACCAGAACGTTTTTCTGTTGCGAGAGCCGTTCTTATGAGCTGCAGCCTTCCGTATTTTTTTGAACCGGTCAAACTGACTTCTGCCGAAGGGACCAATATTGTTGTAGACGGTGGAGTTTTAAGCAACTTTCCAATTTGGCTATTTAAAGAAAAGAAGACCATACAAGCGCGACCGGTTCTTGGTATAAAATTGAGTCCAAGTGAAGAGGAGAGGCCTAGGAACAATATTCGTAATGCGATCGAAATGTATGGTGCTCTTTTTGAAACAATGAAAGATGCACATGATGCCAGACATATTTCCAGCAGGCATGAAAAGAATATTATTTTTCTGCCAGTTGAGAGTATCTTAAAGACTGAATTTAACTTAACTGAACAAAAAAAACTAGCTCTAATTGAGCTAGGAAGAAGCCGCACTGAACTATTTTTAAAAAAATGGACGTATTAA
- a CDS encoding DUF1385 domain-containing protein — protein MSKQNKPAYGGQAVVEGVMFGGKHHYVTAIRRKNKEIDYFRLPRKSSSMMSSIKKIPFIRGIAAIIEASANGTKHLNFSTDRYDLDPEEDEKLNQPKKESKLTMILGVAAIGVLSFLFGKFIFTLVPLFLAELTRPIFPSDLAQILIEGLFKLILLLIYIYAISFTPLIKRVFQYHGAEHKVINCYENALPLTIENVQKQSRLHYRCGSSFLLFTVIVGVFVYMLVPTEPLYVRVLNRLALIPVVIGISFEVLQFTNKLRDVPVLKWLGYPGLSLQLLTTKEPDNEQVEVAIASFNELLRMEKETAEGIKTEQIV, from the coding sequence ATGTCAAAGCAGAATAAGCCTGCATATGGCGGGCAAGCAGTGGTAGAGGGCGTCATGTTCGGCGGAAAGCATCATTATGTGACAGCCATCAGGCGCAAAAACAAAGAAATCGACTATTTCCGGTTACCGCGAAAATCAAGCAGTATGATGTCTAGCATTAAAAAGATTCCATTTATTCGCGGCATCGCAGCTATAATAGAAGCAAGCGCAAATGGAACGAAGCACCTGAATTTTTCAACTGACAGGTACGATCTGGATCCTGAGGAAGATGAAAAACTCAATCAGCCTAAAAAAGAATCAAAATTGACCATGATTCTCGGAGTTGCAGCAATAGGTGTCCTTTCCTTTCTCTTCGGGAAATTCATTTTCACTTTAGTGCCTCTATTTTTGGCTGAGCTGACAAGGCCCATTTTCCCATCAGATCTTGCACAAATTTTAATTGAAGGACTCTTCAAATTAATTCTTCTTTTAATCTATATCTATGCAATATCATTCACTCCGCTGATCAAGCGTGTCTTTCAATATCACGGGGCAGAGCATAAAGTCATTAATTGCTATGAAAATGCTCTGCCGCTGACGATAGAAAATGTTCAGAAGCAAAGCCGTCTTCACTATCGATGCGGAAGCAGTTTTCTGTTATTTACTGTCATTGTCGGAGTATTTGTCTATATGCTCGTTCCAACAGAACCGCTTTATGTGCGAGTCCTAAACAGACTGGCATTAATTCCTGTCGTGATTGGCATTTCTTTTGAAGTTCTTCAGTTTACAAATAAACTTAGAGACGTACCTGTTTTAAAATGGCTCGGATATCCCGGCTTAAGTCTTCAGCTGCTGACAACGAAAGAACCTGACAATGAACAGGTGGAAGTTGCCATCGCAAGCTTTAATGAATTGCTGCGAATGGAAAAGGAAACTGCAGAAGGTATAAAAACTGAACAAATTGTATAA
- a CDS encoding SA1362 family protein, whose translation MKNRVNPFVMIVLALGGIGFLVTLLTRPGFLLREMLIYVIVLAIIYFVVRYFTKQRMGKDSSSYSKAAKQSKKRFSDRNQSSSHLKSVSTQKKNSKTSTALKKKQASHLTVIEGKKGKKKSRAFF comes from the coding sequence ATGAAAAATCGTGTGAATCCATTTGTGATGATTGTGTTAGCTCTTGGAGGCATCGGATTTCTGGTTACACTATTAACCAGACCAGGATTCCTCTTAAGAGAAATGCTGATCTACGTTATTGTTCTAGCCATCATCTATTTTGTTGTCCGTTACTTTACCAAACAAAGAATGGGAAAAGACTCTTCTTCTTACTCTAAAGCTGCTAAACAATCTAAAAAACGTTTCAGCGATCGCAATCAAAGCAGTTCCCATTTGAAAAGCGTTTCAACCCAGAAAAAGAACAGCAAAACATCTACTGCCCTTAAAAAGAAGCAAGCCTCTCACTTAACAGTGATTGAAGGCAAAAAAGGCAAAAAGAAAAGCAGGGCATTTTTTTAA
- the spoIIIAB gene encoding stage III sporulation protein SpoIIIAB, whose product MIKILGAVFILLATTWTGFEVAKHISERPRQLRQLKVALQALEAEIMYAHTPLREAAATLSKQMPKPLSWFFEDFSKRLSAGHTSVKAAWENSLQEVWRMTALKQGEYEILKQFGETLGQHDIISQQKHIRLTLTHLEREEADALDKQSRYETMLKSLGFLSGLLLVILLM is encoded by the coding sequence ATGATTAAAATACTTGGAGCTGTATTTATTTTGCTTGCTACAACCTGGACAGGGTTTGAAGTGGCGAAGCATATCAGTGAGCGGCCGAGGCAGCTGAGGCAGCTTAAGGTTGCTCTGCAGGCCCTTGAGGCAGAAATTATGTATGCCCACACCCCCCTGAGGGAAGCGGCAGCTACTTTATCAAAGCAGATGCCTAAGCCTCTCTCATGGTTTTTTGAGGACTTCTCCAAACGGCTGTCCGCAGGGCATACGAGCGTCAAAGCAGCTTGGGAGAATAGCCTGCAGGAAGTTTGGCGGATGACGGCGCTAAAGCAGGGGGAATATGAAATTTTAAAGCAATTTGGCGAGACGCTCGGACAGCACGACATTATCTCGCAGCAAAAGCATATTCGTCTGACTTTAACCCATCTTGAAAGAGAGGAAGCCGACGCTCTCGATAAACAAAGCCGCTATGAAACAATGCTGAAAAGCTTAGGTTTTTTATCTGGATTATTGCTCGTTATTTTATTGATGTAG
- the spoIIIAE gene encoding stage III sporulation protein AE produces the protein MKKGIIAIFFLFFFSFPVIVQASPPPPQQDLIDQQIDKLGIQEIKKFWDDIMTEYGGYLPESQKGSLLQFLNGEKELSFQEWSKAFLKYIFHEIIANGKLLGTLILLTIFSMLLQLLQEAFSQSTVSKVAYALVYMVLMIIALNSFHIAIEYTVEAIQTMTSFILALIPLLLALMAASGGLISAAFFHPVILFLMNTSGVLIEKIVLPLLFLSALLSIVSTLTDQYKVTQLAQLLRNISIGLLGTFLTVFLGVISVQGASAAVSDGMAIRTAKFVTGNFIPVLGRMFTDATDTVISASVLLKNTVGIIGVAILLFIAAFPAIKVLTLAFIYKFTAALLQPLGGGPIIKCLDIISKSVIYIFAALAIVSLMFFLSITVIIAAGNITMMVR, from the coding sequence ATGAAAAAAGGAATCATCGCCATCTTCTTTTTATTCTTTTTTTCTTTTCCTGTCATTGTACAAGCTTCACCCCCTCCACCGCAGCAGGATTTAATTGATCAGCAAATAGACAAGCTCGGAATTCAGGAAATCAAAAAATTCTGGGATGACATTATGACAGAGTATGGAGGGTATCTTCCTGAGAGTCAAAAGGGAAGCTTGCTTCAATTTCTAAATGGAGAAAAGGAATTGTCCTTCCAGGAATGGTCAAAAGCGTTTTTGAAATACATTTTTCATGAAATTATTGCAAACGGCAAACTCCTCGGGACTCTTATTCTGCTGACGATTTTCAGCATGCTTCTTCAGCTGCTTCAGGAAGCATTCAGCCAAAGTACTGTAAGCAAAGTAGCATATGCGCTTGTATATATGGTGCTGATGATCATCGCTCTTAATAGTTTTCATATAGCGATCGAATACACAGTGGAAGCCATCCAAACAATGACAAGCTTTATCCTGGCGCTGATTCCGCTGCTTCTCGCGCTCATGGCGGCTTCTGGAGGACTTATCTCAGCAGCGTTTTTCCATCCAGTCATCCTTTTCCTTATGAACACAAGCGGGGTATTGATTGAAAAGATCGTCCTGCCGCTGTTATTCCTCTCAGCTCTGTTAAGCATCGTAAGCACATTGACAGATCAATATAAAGTGACCCAGCTTGCACAGCTGCTGCGCAATATCAGTATTGGGCTTCTCGGGACTTTTTTAACAGTCTTTCTCGGTGTCATCTCTGTTCAGGGGGCATCTGCAGCAGTATCTGACGGAATGGCAATTCGGACTGCTAAGTTTGTCACAGGCAACTTTATTCCGGTGCTTGGCAGAATGTTTACCGATGCAACGGATACAGTCATAAGTGCTTCAGTCCTTCTTAAAAATACGGTTGGAATTATCGGTGTTGCGATCCTGCTTTTTATCGCTGCATTTCCTGCAATAAAGGTACTGACACTTGCCTTTATCTATAAATTTACGGCTGCTCTGCTGCAGCCGCTTGGCGGAGGCCCGATAATTAAATGCCTCGATATCATCAGCAAAAGCGTGATTTATATTTTTGCAGCACTTGCCATTGTTTCATTAATGTTTTTCTTAAGTATTACGGTCATTATTGCAGCTGGAAATATTACCATGATGGTGCGATAG